The following are encoded together in the Thermus neutrinimicus genome:
- a CDS encoding TFIIB-type zinc ribbon-containing protein, translating to MVCPACGETLELEGYKAGDLVDCEACGAVLRLLSDGTLELVEAPPEEEGEALWGLTAYGEGEEAVLIFSDGTLEEEVRTLKADLLEALRRLEEGVGEEPPKEAEDEPNLEPDYLTAHVETDQGPMALRRVLFPGSPDLLEFTLPSGSVYQFTFREVQELLKPLLL from the coding sequence ATGGTCTGCCCGGCATGCGGGGAAACCCTGGAGCTAGAGGGATACAAGGCGGGGGACCTCGTGGACTGCGAGGCCTGCGGGGCGGTTTTGCGCCTGCTTTCCGACGGTACCCTGGAGCTGGTGGAGGCCCCCCCCGAGGAGGAAGGGGAGGCCCTTTGGGGGCTTACCGCTTATGGGGAGGGGGAAGAGGCGGTTCTGATCTTTTCCGACGGTACCCTGGAGGAGGAGGTGCGGACCCTTAAGGCCGACCTCCTGGAGGCCCTGCGCCGCCTGGAGGAGGGGGTGGGGGAGGAACCCCCTAAGGAAGCCGAGGATGAGCCCAACCTGGAGCCCGACTACCTGACGGCCCACGTGGAAACCGACCAGGGCCCCATGGCCCTGCGCCGCGTCCTTTTCCCGGGAAGCCCGGACCTCTTGGAGTTCACCCTGCCCTCGGGCTCGGTGTACCAGTTCACCTTTCGCGAGGTCCAGGAGCTTCTAAAGCCCCTACTCCTCTAA
- the pfkA gene encoding 6-phosphofructokinase translates to MKRIGVFTSGGDAPGMNAAIRAVVRQAYALGLEVIGIRRGYAGMVLGEMVPLGVRDVANILQRGGTILLTARSQEFLTEEGRVKAAERLKAAGIEGLVAIGGDGTFRGAMRLLEEHRIPVVGVPGTIDNDLYGTDYTIGFDTAVNTALEAIDRIRDTAASHERVFFIEVMGRDSGFIALDVGLAGGAEVIAVPEEPVDPRAIAEGLLESLRRGKSSSIVVVAEGAYPGGAAGLLAAIREHVPVEARVTVLGHIQRGGSPTAKDRILASRLGAAAVEALAGGTSGVMVGEVEGEVELTPLKEAVERKKDINRTLLALSRVLAL, encoded by the coding sequence ATGAAGCGCATAGGGGTGTTTACTTCCGGCGGCGATGCCCCGGGGATGAATGCGGCCATCAGGGCCGTGGTGCGCCAGGCCTATGCCTTGGGCCTCGAGGTGATCGGCATCCGCCGGGGCTATGCGGGCATGGTCCTGGGGGAGATGGTGCCCTTGGGGGTGCGGGATGTGGCCAACATCCTCCAGCGGGGGGGGACCATCCTCCTCACCGCAAGGAGCCAGGAGTTCCTGACGGAGGAGGGAAGGGTCAAGGCGGCGGAGAGGCTCAAAGCGGCGGGGATCGAGGGCCTGGTGGCCATCGGGGGGGATGGTACCTTCCGCGGGGCCATGCGGCTTTTGGAGGAGCACAGGATTCCCGTGGTGGGGGTGCCCGGCACCATCGACAACGACCTCTACGGCACCGACTACACCATCGGCTTTGACACCGCGGTGAACACGGCCCTCGAGGCCATAGACCGCATCCGAGACACCGCGGCCAGCCACGAGCGGGTCTTCTTCATCGAGGTCATGGGGCGGGACTCTGGATTCATCGCCTTGGATGTGGGGCTGGCCGGGGGGGCCGAGGTGATCGCCGTGCCCGAGGAGCCCGTGGACCCCAGGGCCATCGCCGAGGGGCTTCTGGAGTCCCTACGCCGGGGTAAGTCCAGCTCCATCGTGGTGGTGGCGGAAGGGGCCTACCCTGGAGGGGCCGCGGGGCTTCTTGCCGCCATTAGGGAGCACGTGCCGGTGGAGGCCCGGGTCACGGTCCTGGGCCATATCCAGCGGGGCGGGAGCCCCACCGCCAAGGACCGCATCCTGGCCAGCCGCCTGGGGGCGGCGGCGGTGGAGGCCTTGGCCGGGGGGACCAGTGGGGTCATGGTGGGGGAGGTGGAGGGGGAGGTGGAGCTCACCCCCCTCAAGGAGGCGGTGGAGCGCAAGAAGGACATCAACCGCACCCTTTTGGCCCTATCGCGGGTTTTGGCCCTCTAG
- a CDS encoding glycerophosphodiester phosphodiesterase gives MPLRLGHRGAPRLAAGGAQAYVENTLEAFRQALEAGLDGFELDVHLTRDGVLVVHHDFTLGGVPISGISSKELPAYVPPLEEVLRAFPGVWINVELKSLPPETDGREEALARLLARYPSERIWVSSFDPLALVRLKRLGVGPLGLLYQHVEAEALAPCLGVEWVHPEASLLTEDKVRELKARYRILAWTVNRRQQAQELAGWGVDALVTDFPEVLV, from the coding sequence GTGCCCTTGCGTTTGGGACACCGCGGCGCCCCTCGCCTGGCGGCAGGCGGGGCCCAGGCCTATGTGGAAAATACCCTGGAGGCCTTTCGCCAGGCCTTGGAGGCCGGGTTGGATGGATTTGAGCTGGACGTGCACCTCACCCGGGATGGGGTGTTGGTGGTGCACCATGACTTCACCCTAGGAGGCGTCCCTATTAGCGGAATTTCCTCTAAGGAGCTCCCGGCCTACGTGCCCCCCCTCGAGGAGGTGCTAAGGGCCTTCCCCGGGGTCTGGATCAACGTGGAGCTGAAAAGCCTTCCCCCGGAGACCGACGGCCGGGAGGAGGCCTTGGCCAGGCTTCTGGCCCGCTACCCCTCGGAAAGGATATGGGTGAGCTCCTTCGATCCCTTGGCCCTGGTGCGCCTTAAACGGCTTGGGGTGGGGCCCCTGGGCCTGCTTTACCAGCACGTGGAGGCCGAGGCCCTGGCCCCCTGCCTGGGGGTGGAGTGGGTGCATCCCGAGGCTTCCTTGCTCACGGAGGACAAGGTCAGGGAGCTTAAGGCCCGCTACCGGATCCTGGCCTGGACGGTGAACCGCCGCCAGCAAGCCCAAGAGCTTGCCGGCTGGGGCGTGGATGCCCTGGTGACCGATTTCCCGGAGGTCCTCGTATAA
- a CDS encoding DNA internalization-related competence protein ComEC/Rec2: protein MSLAALLQTPGVGLGLGGLLGAWGLLQPGVFGVALVLLPFLRLPLALGITLVVLRGLLLPVPEPPYGVRLEGTFQVEGGFTTRDGHRLWVKHFPPLEGGSYRLKGYLAPPEGRRNPGGFDQRTWLLAQGVKGVFHVERAELLAPLPDPRRGFRERLAQGLSPGVKEVMEGLTLGEKKGLEEAYLWFQRAGLAHLLALSGLHVGFLVASLLLAFTPFGRWRYLLALLALPLYLWLAGASPSLVRASLMAGFSLLGLFLGLGAAGVLQALGLALFLQLLWLPQGLLSLSLQLSYLAVLGLALVLSPLRLPQGIRGYLLGTLLASLAAQTFLVPLLLHRFGFLPLLSPLINLLALPLVALLVPLGVLKLLLGGLLAPLVEPLAQALLLLAQLSSQGPLLRWGEISPMGFALYYLGLLPPLLALYRHLPWRKAPLLTSLPLLLSLLSAWPKPLDLWALDVGQGDALLARLGGAEVLVDGGRPEQGEKVVRALRALGVQALEVLVATHPDADHYGGLLRVVEEVPVGLALLSPAFTQDHPLVQALRARGVPLLFPGTGSRLRVGRGSLEVLWPSHRHPTDDPSGLVLLLDFSGPKALLLADVPQEVEKRLSPPRVAVVKVSHHGSRTGTDEALLARIQPQMALIGVGRNPHGHPHLEVLERLAHHGVKVYRTDQHGAVRVLFGYAW from the coding sequence ATGAGCCTCGCTGCCCTTCTCCAAACCCCTGGCGTGGGCCTGGGGCTAGGAGGGCTTTTGGGGGCCTGGGGCCTGCTCCAACCCGGGGTCTTCGGGGTAGCCTTGGTCCTCCTCCCCTTCCTCCGCCTCCCCTTGGCCTTGGGGATAACCCTGGTGGTCCTGAGGGGCCTCCTTCTCCCCGTCCCCGAGCCCCCCTACGGGGTGCGCCTGGAAGGGACCTTCCAGGTGGAGGGAGGGTTTACCACCAGGGACGGGCACCGGCTGTGGGTGAAGCACTTCCCGCCCCTGGAGGGGGGTTCTTACCGCCTAAAGGGATATCTGGCCCCACCGGAAGGCAGGCGGAACCCGGGCGGGTTCGACCAGAGGACGTGGCTCTTGGCCCAAGGGGTGAAGGGGGTGTTTCACGTGGAACGGGCGGAGCTCCTGGCCCCCCTGCCGGACCCGCGAAGGGGCTTTAGGGAACGCCTGGCCCAAGGGCTGAGCCCCGGGGTCAAGGAGGTCATGGAGGGCCTGACCCTGGGGGAAAAGAAGGGGCTCGAGGAGGCCTACCTGTGGTTCCAAAGGGCAGGCCTGGCCCACCTCCTGGCCCTATCCGGCCTGCACGTGGGCTTCCTGGTGGCAAGCCTCCTCCTGGCCTTCACCCCCTTTGGCCGCTGGCGGTACCTTTTGGCCCTCCTGGCCCTACCCCTGTACCTCTGGCTGGCGGGTGCTAGCCCCTCCTTGGTGCGGGCCAGCCTGATGGCAGGCTTCTCCCTCCTGGGCCTCTTCTTGGGCCTAGGGGCCGCCGGGGTGCTCCAGGCCCTGGGCCTTGCCCTCTTCCTCCAACTCCTCTGGCTCCCCCAGGGCCTCCTTAGCCTTTCCCTGCAGCTTTCCTACCTGGCGGTGCTGGGCCTTGCCCTGGTCCTGTCTCCCCTCCGTCTCCCCCAGGGAATACGGGGGTACCTCCTGGGAACCCTCCTGGCCAGTTTAGCCGCCCAGACCTTCCTCGTTCCCCTCCTCCTCCACCGGTTCGGCTTCCTCCCCCTCCTCTCTCCCCTCATCAACCTTCTAGCCCTCCCCCTGGTGGCCCTCCTGGTACCCCTGGGTGTCCTGAAACTTCTCCTGGGGGGCCTCCTCGCCCCCCTGGTGGAACCCCTGGCCCAGGCCCTGCTCCTTTTGGCCCAACTCTCCAGCCAAGGCCCCCTTCTCCGATGGGGGGAGATCTCCCCTATGGGTTTCGCCCTCTATTACCTGGGGCTCCTCCCGCCCCTCCTTGCCCTTTACCGGCACCTCCCTTGGCGGAAGGCCCCCCTCCTAACCAGCCTCCCCCTCCTCCTTAGCCTCCTTTCCGCCTGGCCCAAGCCCTTGGACCTCTGGGCCTTGGACGTGGGCCAAGGAGATGCCCTTTTGGCCCGCCTGGGCGGGGCCGAAGTGCTGGTGGATGGTGGGAGGCCGGAGCAGGGGGAGAAGGTGGTGCGCGCCCTGAGGGCCTTGGGGGTGCAGGCCCTCGAGGTCCTGGTGGCCACCCACCCCGACGCCGACCACTACGGGGGCCTCCTAAGGGTGGTGGAGGAGGTGCCCGTCGGCCTCGCCCTCCTTTCCCCCGCCTTTACCCAGGATCACCCCCTGGTTCAGGCCCTTCGGGCCAGAGGGGTGCCCCTCCTCTTCCCCGGGACGGGAAGCCGCCTCCGGGTGGGAAGGGGTAGCCTCGAGGTCCTCTGGCCATCCCACCGGCACCCCACCGATGACCCTAGCGGCTTGGTCCTCCTCCTGGACTTCTCCGGGCCCAAGGCCCTTCTCCTTGCGGATGTGCCCCAGGAGGTGGAGAAAAGGCTAAGCCCACCACGGGTGGCAGTGGTCAAGGTGAGCCACCACGGCTCCCGCACGGGCACGGACGAGGCCCTCCTGGCACGCATCCAGCCCCAGATGGCCTTGATAGGGGTGGGGAGGAACCCCCACGGCCACCCTCACCTCGAGGTCCTGGAGCGCCTGGCCCACCACGGGGTAAAGGTCTACCGCACCGACCAACACGGGGCGGTGCGGGTCCTTTTCGGCTACGCCTGGTAA
- the pheT gene encoding phenylalanine--tRNA ligase subunit beta — MRVPFTWLKSYVPELESPEVLEERLAGLGFETDRMERIFQMPKGVVYAQVLEAHPIPETHLKRLVLDAGRVVEVVSGAGNARAGIGVALALPGTEVKGLKVGERTIQGVVSHGMALSPRELGVGEYGGGLLEFPPGALPPGTPLAEAWPEEVVLDIEVTPNRPDALGILGLALDLHALGYSLVLPQVRLETEKVPLPFGLRVDDPQGAPHFTLSYASGLQVGPSPLWLQRILFACGMRPISNVVDVTNYVMLERAQPMHAFDLRFVGEGILVRRAKPGERLVTLDGVERELHPEDLVIAGYRGEESFPLGLAGVMGGAESEVKEDTRAIALEVAQFDPVSIRKTARRHGLRTEASYRFERGVDPLGQVPAAQRALSLLQTLAGARVAETILEEGSPQAPRPIPFRPDYANQLLGTQYPEEEQLAILRRLGCRVEGEGPYRVTPPSRRLDLELEEDLVEEIARIQGYETIPLDLPAFFPAPDNRGVERPYQRERRLRELLSGLGFQEVYTYSFMDPEEASLFRLSPPPWRLKNPLSPEKAALRTHLFPGLLKLLRENLALDRPERALLFEVGRVFTKEGPWAREETHLAGLLFGEGLGLPHGEKLSGYALLKGLLEALLDQLGLDLGVEAHPYPFLHPGVSGKVWVAGEEKGFLGQVHPEILKALELPPVHIFELSLPLPERPFRFQDPSRYPLALRDLAVVVPEATPYGEVEALLRQAAGPYLESLRLFDLYQGPPLREGEKSLAFHLRFRHPQRTLKDEEVEEAMARLLAALRARGWDIRG, encoded by the coding sequence ATGAGGGTGCCCTTTACCTGGCTGAAAAGCTACGTGCCCGAGCTGGAAAGCCCCGAGGTGCTGGAGGAGCGGCTAGCAGGCCTCGGTTTTGAAACCGACCGCATGGAGAGGATCTTCCAGATGCCCAAAGGCGTGGTCTACGCCCAGGTCCTCGAGGCCCACCCCATCCCCGAAACCCACCTGAAACGCCTGGTCCTGGATGCGGGAAGGGTGGTGGAGGTGGTCTCGGGGGCGGGAAACGCCCGCGCGGGGATCGGGGTGGCCCTGGCCCTTCCCGGCACGGAGGTAAAGGGGCTCAAAGTCGGGGAAAGGACCATCCAGGGGGTGGTCTCCCACGGCATGGCCCTCTCCCCCAGGGAGCTGGGGGTGGGAGAGTACGGCGGCGGGCTCCTGGAGTTCCCCCCCGGTGCCCTTCCCCCCGGCACCCCCCTGGCCGAGGCCTGGCCGGAAGAGGTGGTGCTGGACATAGAGGTCACCCCCAACCGGCCGGATGCCCTGGGAATCCTGGGCCTGGCCTTGGACCTCCACGCCTTGGGCTACAGCCTGGTCCTGCCCCAGGTGCGGCTGGAAACGGAGAAGGTTCCCCTACCCTTTGGCCTCAGGGTGGATGACCCCCAAGGGGCCCCCCACTTCACCCTTTCCTACGCCTCCGGCCTCCAGGTGGGGCCAAGCCCCCTCTGGTTACAGCGGATCCTTTTCGCCTGCGGGATGAGGCCCATAAGCAACGTGGTGGACGTCACCAACTACGTGATGCTGGAGCGGGCCCAGCCCATGCACGCCTTTGACCTCCGCTTCGTGGGGGAGGGAATCCTGGTGCGCCGGGCCAAGCCCGGGGAACGGCTCGTCACCCTGGACGGGGTGGAAAGGGAACTCCACCCGGAGGACCTGGTGATCGCCGGCTACCGGGGTGAGGAAAGCTTCCCCCTCGGCCTTGCCGGGGTCATGGGGGGTGCGGAAAGCGAGGTGAAGGAGGACACCCGGGCCATCGCCCTGGAGGTGGCCCAGTTTGACCCCGTTTCCATCCGCAAAACCGCCAGGCGGCATGGCCTCCGCACCGAGGCCAGCTACCGCTTCGAGCGGGGGGTGGACCCCTTGGGCCAGGTACCCGCAGCCCAAAGGGCCCTAAGCCTCCTCCAGACCCTGGCGGGGGCCCGGGTGGCGGAGACCATCCTGGAGGAAGGAAGCCCCCAGGCGCCTAGGCCCATCCCCTTTCGCCCCGATTACGCCAACCAGCTCCTCGGGACCCAGTACCCGGAGGAGGAGCAGCTTGCCATCCTAAGGCGCCTGGGCTGCCGGGTGGAGGGGGAGGGTCCCTACCGGGTCACACCCCCAAGCCGCCGCCTGGACCTCGAGCTGGAAGAGGACCTGGTGGAGGAGATCGCCCGAATCCAGGGCTACGAGACCATTCCCCTGGACCTTCCCGCCTTCTTCCCCGCCCCCGATAACCGGGGGGTGGAAAGGCCCTACCAAAGGGAGCGCCGCCTGCGGGAGCTCCTTTCGGGCCTGGGCTTCCAGGAGGTTTACACCTACAGCTTCATGGACCCGGAGGAGGCCTCCCTCTTCCGCCTCTCCCCACCCCCCTGGCGCCTCAAAAACCCCTTGAGTCCGGAAAAAGCTGCCCTTAGGACCCACCTCTTCCCCGGCCTCCTAAAGCTCCTTCGGGAGAACCTGGCCCTGGACCGCCCGGAAAGGGCCCTCCTCTTTGAGGTGGGCAGGGTTTTCACCAAGGAGGGGCCTTGGGCCAGGGAGGAAACCCACCTGGCAGGCCTCCTCTTCGGGGAAGGCCTGGGGCTTCCCCATGGGGAGAAACTCTCCGGCTACGCCCTTCTCAAAGGGCTTTTGGAGGCCCTCTTAGACCAACTGGGCCTGGACCTAGGGGTGGAGGCCCATCCCTACCCCTTCCTCCACCCCGGCGTCTCGGGGAAGGTGTGGGTGGCCGGGGAGGAAAAGGGGTTCCTGGGCCAGGTGCACCCGGAGATCCTCAAGGCCTTGGAGCTTCCCCCAGTCCATATCTTTGAGCTTTCCCTACCCCTCCCCGAGAGGCCCTTCCGCTTCCAGGACCCCTCCCGCTACCCCTTAGCCCTCAGGGACCTGGCGGTGGTGGTTCCCGAGGCCACACCCTACGGGGAGGTGGAGGCCCTCCTGCGCCAAGCGGCGGGGCCCTACCTGGAAAGCCTTCGGCTCTTTGACCTCTACCAGGGCCCGCCCCTTAGGGAAGGGGAGAAAAGCCTGGCCTTCCACCTGCGCTTCCGCCATCCCCAGCGCACCCTCAAGGACGAGGAGGTGGAGGAGGCCATGGCCCGCCTGCTGGCGGCCTTAAGGGCCCGGGGCTGGGATATCCGGGGCTAG
- a CDS encoding inorganic diphosphatase: protein MVNLKSLPVGKGAPEVVNMVIEVPRGSGNKYEYDPDLGVIKLDRVLPGAQFYPGDYGFIPSTLAEDGDPLDGLVLSTYPLLPGVVVEVRVVGLLLMEDEKGGDAKVIGVVAEDQRLDHIQDIAHVPEGVRQEIQHFFETYKALEAKKGKWVRVTGWRDRQAALEEVRACIARYGTR, encoded by the coding sequence ATGGTGAACCTGAAGAGCCTTCCCGTGGGTAAGGGTGCGCCCGAGGTGGTGAACATGGTCATCGAGGTGCCCAGGGGTTCCGGGAACAAGTACGAGTACGATCCGGACCTTGGGGTTATCAAGCTGGACCGGGTTCTCCCCGGAGCCCAGTTCTATCCCGGGGACTACGGGTTCATTCCCTCCACCCTGGCCGAGGATGGGGATCCCCTGGACGGCCTTGTCCTTTCCACCTACCCCCTCTTGCCCGGGGTGGTGGTGGAGGTGCGGGTGGTGGGCCTCCTCCTCATGGAGGACGAGAAGGGTGGGGACGCTAAGGTCATCGGGGTGGTGGCGGAGGACCAGCGCCTGGACCACATCCAGGACATCGCCCATGTGCCCGAGGGGGTGAGGCAGGAGATCCAGCACTTCTTTGAGACCTACAAGGCCCTCGAGGCCAAGAAGGGCAAGTGGGTGAGGGTCACCGGCTGGCGGGACCGGCAGGCCGCCTTGGAGGAGGTGAGGGCCTGCATCGCCCGCTACGGGACCCGTTGA
- the rsmI gene encoding 16S rRNA (cytidine(1402)-2'-O)-methyltransferase, with amino-acid sequence MRLVLVPTPIGNLEDITLRALRVLQEVEVVACEDTRRTGLLLRHYGIPTPTLRLDQHTLGRAKELLSPYAFVAYATDAGTPGISDPGAELVRLALEWGWRVEALPGPTALIPALVASGLPTHRFTFEGFLPKGGRERKERLLALAREGRTAVLYESPHRLQRTLEDLVSVYGPKHPVAVAREISKVHEEIFRGPLEEAWRHFQNPRGEFVLVLGPKEAPPVEAKRALEELKAQGLKGKELFRALLERGVPRNEAYRLALKGEKEPLEEGE; translated from the coding sequence GTGCGCCTGGTCCTGGTACCCACCCCCATCGGCAACCTGGAGGACATCACCCTGCGGGCCCTGAGGGTGCTTCAGGAGGTGGAGGTGGTGGCCTGTGAGGACACCCGGCGTACCGGGCTCCTCCTCCGCCACTACGGCATCCCTACCCCTACCCTGCGCCTGGACCAGCACACGCTGGGAAGGGCCAAGGAACTCCTTTCCCCTTACGCTTTCGTGGCCTACGCCACCGATGCCGGCACCCCGGGCATCTCCGATCCCGGGGCGGAGCTGGTGCGCCTGGCGTTAGAATGGGGCTGGCGGGTGGAAGCGCTTCCGGGCCCCACCGCCCTTATCCCCGCCTTGGTGGCCTCGGGCCTGCCCACCCACCGCTTCACCTTTGAGGGATTTCTGCCCAAGGGGGGCAGGGAGCGCAAGGAGCGGCTTCTGGCCCTGGCCCGGGAAGGGAGGACCGCGGTGCTTTACGAAAGCCCCCATCGCCTGCAGAGGACCCTGGAGGATCTCGTCTCCGTCTATGGCCCAAAGCACCCCGTGGCCGTGGCCCGGGAGATCAGCAAGGTGCACGAGGAGATCTTCCGGGGCCCCCTGGAGGAGGCCTGGAGGCACTTTCAAAACCCTAGGGGCGAGTTCGTCCTGGTGCTGGGGCCCAAGGAGGCGCCCCCTGTGGAGGCCAAGCGGGCCTTGGAGGAGCTGAAGGCCCAGGGCCTTAAGGGCAAGGAGCTTTTCCGGGCCCTTCTGGAGAGGGGGGTTCCCAGGAACGAGGCCTATCGCCTGGCCCTGAAAGGGGAGAAGGAGCCATTGGAGGAGGGGGAATGA
- a CDS encoding YcxB family protein produces MGKYETEFSRLGEEALAKLEGPGGFLAVTEAHLVFVDDTGIRRLELSRIRRVGKGEAGTLLVQGEGDSLVLPLKAFPLEELKAFLEGLKPHVARARKATSAQGPKASLTQETAPPPPPPEPAKAPVWEEEPPPKRDSVELAPEPESPPPAPMAKAGGGRNPLALPLKVLSLLTLAYTVAFVALNPGADPWVLAGVLLGGLGLALTEWSSSTSSR; encoded by the coding sequence ATGGGCAAGTATGAAACGGAGTTTTCCCGCCTGGGTGAGGAAGCCCTGGCCAAGCTGGAAGGGCCGGGTGGCTTTCTGGCCGTCACCGAGGCCCACCTGGTCTTCGTGGACGACACGGGGATTAGGCGCCTGGAGCTTTCCAGGATCCGCCGGGTGGGCAAGGGGGAGGCCGGTACCCTGCTGGTGCAAGGGGAGGGGGACTCCCTGGTCCTCCCCCTGAAGGCCTTCCCCTTGGAGGAGCTAAAGGCCTTTCTGGAGGGGTTGAAACCCCACGTGGCCCGGGCCCGCAAGGCCACCTCGGCCCAAGGCCCGAAAGCTTCTCTGACGCAGGAAACCGCGCCCCCACCCCCTCCTCCCGAGCCCGCCAAGGCCCCGGTGTGGGAGGAGGAACCCCCTCCCAAGCGGGACTCGGTGGAGCTGGCTCCGGAGCCGGAATCCCCTCCCCCAGCCCCCATGGCCAAGGCCGGAGGAGGGAGAAACCCTTTGGCCCTCCCCTTAAAGGTCCTCTCCCTCCTCACCCTGGCCTACACCGTGGCCTTCGTGGCCCTGAACCCCGGGGCGGATCCTTGGGTCTTGGCCGGGGTTCTCCTAGGCGGGCTGGGGCTGGCCTTGACGGAGTGGTCCTCGTCTACCTCCTCGCGGTAG
- a CDS encoding ParB/RepB/Spo0J family partition protein, with protein sequence MSKKASGLGRGLEALLPKGGGGVVRLPLSAIRPNPHQPRRRFAQESLEELAASIREKGLLQPLLVRPKGEGYELVAGERRLRAAEMAGLKEVPVLIRDLTDQEAMEVALVENLQREDLTPLEEARGYQALLGLGLTQEEVAKRVGKARSTVANALRLLQLPQEVLEALDQGLISAGHARALLMLEPEDRLWGLKEILDKGLSVRQAEALRERLVRERERKAQEPSPLSLELSRHLGLPVKVVGGRKGKVVIHYRSLEELEALLRRLGYQA encoded by the coding sequence GTGTCCAAGAAGGCTAGCGGCTTGGGGAGGGGCCTCGAGGCCCTCCTGCCCAAGGGGGGCGGGGGGGTGGTCCGGCTTCCCCTGTCCGCCATCCGGCCCAACCCCCACCAGCCCCGCCGCAGGTTCGCCCAAGAGAGCCTGGAGGAGCTGGCGGCTTCCATCCGGGAGAAAGGGCTGCTTCAGCCCCTGCTGGTCCGCCCCAAGGGGGAGGGGTACGAGCTGGTGGCCGGGGAGAGGCGCCTTAGGGCGGCGGAGATGGCGGGCCTAAAGGAGGTTCCCGTCCTCATCCGTGACCTCACGGACCAGGAGGCCATGGAGGTGGCCCTGGTGGAAAACCTGCAGCGGGAGGATCTCACTCCCCTGGAGGAGGCCCGGGGTTACCAGGCCCTCCTGGGTCTGGGCCTCACCCAGGAGGAGGTGGCCAAGCGGGTGGGCAAGGCCCGCTCCACGGTGGCCAACGCCTTAAGGTTGCTCCAGCTTCCCCAGGAGGTGCTAGAGGCCCTAGACCAGGGGCTCATCAGCGCGGGCCATGCCCGGGCCCTTTTGATGCTGGAGCCCGAGGACCGGCTTTGGGGACTGAAGGAGATCCTAGACAAGGGGCTTTCCGTGCGGCAGGCGGAAGCCTTGCGGGAGCGCTTGGTTCGGGAACGGGAGCGCAAGGCCCAGGAACCTTCCCCCCTTTCCCTGGAGCTTTCCCGGCACCTGGGCCTGCCGGTGAAGGTGGTGGGGGGCAGGAAGGGGAAGGTGGTCATCCACTACCGTTCCCTAGAGGAGCTGGAGGCCCTTTTGCGACGCCTGGGTTACCAGGCGTAG
- a CDS encoding ComEA family DNA-binding protein, which produces MVLVYLLAVALLGLFNLWPKLVPRPQPVRVETLVEASFQPPAPEPISLNQASLEELMALPGVGPVLAQRILEGRPYAQVEDLLRVKGIGPATLERLRPYVRP; this is translated from the coding sequence GTGGTCCTCGTCTACCTCCTCGCGGTAGCCCTCCTGGGCCTCTTCAACCTTTGGCCCAAGCTGGTCCCCAGGCCCCAGCCGGTGCGGGTGGAAACCCTGGTGGAGGCCAGCTTCCAGCCCCCAGCCCCTGAACCCATCAGCCTGAACCAGGCGAGCCTCGAGGAGCTCATGGCCCTTCCCGGGGTCGGCCCAGTGCTGGCCCAGAGGATCCTGGAGGGAAGGCCCTACGCTCAGGTGGAGGACCTCCTGAGGGTCAAGGGCATAGGCCCTGCCACCCTGGAGCGGCTCAGGCCCTACGTGCGCCCCTAG